One genomic window of Medicago truncatula cultivar Jemalong A17 chromosome 1, MtrunA17r5.0-ANR, whole genome shotgun sequence includes the following:
- the LOC11427868 gene encoding uncharacterized protein isoform X1: MGSSRGDSASWYCAIALLGMILLGSIRESTVAELQVRGNSLGDHKACDEIYVVGEGETLNTISEKCGDPFIVERNPHIHDPDDVFPGLVIRIITPTNTRKLLKT; this comes from the coding sequence ATGGGTTCGTCTAGAGGTGATTCAGCATCATGGTATTGTGCAATAGCGTTATTGGGCATGATATTATTGGGATCAATAAGAGAAAGTACTGTGGCTGAATTACAAGTTAGAGGGAATAGCCTTGGTGATCACAAAGCATGTGATGAGATATATGTTGTGGGAGAAGGTGAAACACTCAACACAATCAGTGAAAAGTGTGGTGACCCGTTTATTGTAGAGAGGAATCCACATATCCATGATCCAGATGATGTTTTCCCTGGTCTTGTTATCAGAATTATCACTCCCACCAATACTAGGAAATTGTTGAAGACCTAG